In a genomic window of Amblyomma americanum isolate KBUSLIRL-KWMA chromosome 4, ASM5285725v1, whole genome shotgun sequence:
- the LOC144129946 gene encoding uncharacterized protein LOC144129946 has product MWGYRTPNGTWTGMLGDLQQNESELAVGPFLITTAIAEDFKYGSVFLVDNLRFMAGLQRPFFSAVFSRVSTFDIELWVLVGLSLLLLSYLSVKLVRLSGVRRFKASFLRTYGDVFFIYFAGTMQKHSPVEHVGGGPAFHGLHCLWLVCGFFAMNFFTASMRADLLVKIEAPRIRTTADVLRDPSTRILLFGGAGFTELFLVTPRHSDIRLAFLAAQYMGHESYLAVYDQVRRTGGELHPTEIYTESNFRDVLERKAVMLQEEKGTLEDQVRRNCPAYMGQGFFYFSEESLGTLVFAWVARKDFDPIIHREMNDRVRWLVDTGLVDFFMRDVSPGPNECWLRRGDKSGIDGRMLHFEDLESVFVLYTLLLQFAFAAFLLECLGAAFEKCCG; this is encoded by the exons ATGTGGGGCTACCGGACGCCAAACGGGACCTGGACAGGGATGCTCGGGGACCTTCAGCAAAAC GAGAGTGAACTGGCCGTTGGCCCGTTCCTCATCACCACGGCGATCGCTGAGGACTTCAAGTACGGCTCGGTGTTCCTCGTGGACAACTTGCGTTTCATGGCCGGACTGCAGCGGCCCTTCTTCAGCGCCGTCTTCAGCCGCGTATCCACGTTCGACATAGAG CTGTGGGTGCTGGTGGGCCTGTCCCTCTTGCTGCTGAGCTACCTGAGCGTGAAGCTGGTCAGGCTGTCTGGCGTGCGGCGCTTCAAGGCCAGCTTCCTGCGGACGTACGGAGACGTCTTCTTCATCTACTTCGCCGGCACAATGCAGAAGC ACTCGCCGGTGGAGCACGTGGGGGGCGGGCCGGCCTTCCACGGCCTGCACTGCCTGTGGCTGGTGTGCGGCTTCTTCGCCATGAACTTCTTCACGGCCAGCATGCGCGCCGACCTGCTCGTCAAGATCGAGGCGCCGCGCATCCGCACCACGGCCGACGTGCTGAGAGACCCCAGCACCCGCATCCTGCTCTTCGGAGGCGCGGGCTTCACCGAGCTCTTCCTGGTCACTCCTCGCCATTCCGACATTC GTCTCGCGTTCCTCGCGGCGCAGTACATGGGCCATGAGTCGTACCTGGCCGTGTACGACCAGGTGCGGCGCACGGGAGGCGAGCTGCACCCGACCGAGATCTACACGGAGAGCAACTTCCGCGACGTGCTCGAGCGGAAGGCAGTCATGCTGCAGGAG GAGAAAGGCACGCTAGAGGACCAGGTTAGGCGCAACTGTCCAGCCTACATGGGCCAGGGCTTCTTCTACTTCAGCGAGGAGTCGCTGGGGACGCTGGTGTTCGCCTGGGTGGCCCGCAAGGACTTCGACCCCATAATCCACCGAGAGATGAACGACAG GGTGCGTTGGCTGGTGGACACGGGCCTTGTGGACTTCTTCATGCGCGACGTGTCCCCAGGTCCCAACGAGTGCTGGCTGCGGCGAGGCGACAAGAGCGGCATCGACGGCCGAATGCTGCACTTCGAGGACCTCGAGTCCGTGTTTGTCCTCTACACGCTGCTGCTCCAGTTCGCGTTTGCCGCCTTCCTGCTCGAGTGCCTGGGTGCCGCCTTCGAGAAGTGCTGCGGCTGA